The following are encoded together in the Fundidesulfovibrio putealis DSM 16056 genome:
- a CDS encoding PAS domain-containing sensor histidine kinase, with protein MASRTSLRMRLALGLALLACIGVTMQFAVFGRIAERMRDDVAKRNQGLAHALAGEVSNAIAQPTFALSALSVQLEEGLEGQDLVDTLESIRHFTKVVELVQVLGVDGLVRAVAPANSDQLGLDLSNQPFFRMARERRGQVFSESFVSAQTSVATATISEGYSQGVAVMQLRVEEISRMAMVLPPEGGGFVAVVDNKGVVIGHSDPATALRRESLLNLEAVRKGLSGEEGSFQGVYDSIPGIASVSPVTETGWLVLVFEPAANAYASVRNLYSYTLGGVAVVALCSVLAMLAFQAQLLRPLGDLTAQTRAVSRGRYDLDIKPAFREFEPLAESFLTMADALKAREQALDQSRRRLSSVVEAMPSFLAATDGEGCVELWNVEAEKLTGVKAQEALGRPLEEAVAPLVMVLPALEQSAILGLPVKWEKLTLDFGFGRRIVDVLVYPLRHGRAGEEGAEGGAVLRIDDVTDRIRMEEVMVHTEKMMTVGGLAAGMAHEINNPLGGIIMSAQNMARRLSPDLPANQRAAEAAGIDLKAMSVYLEARGIFEQVEAIRELGARAGKIVSNMLGFSRRSHSGYIPVKIDELVDRALELAANDYELKKRLDFKTVAVERVYDPDLAEIPVNRSQIEQVLLNLFKNAAQAMSETAATRTPKLLITTRCEGDDAVLEVRDNGPGIPEEVRERIFEPFFTTKEVGQGTGLGLSVSYYIVTTMHKGSIRVDSTPGEGAVFTVMLPLRRHPVQDGSHHICPGSSPEQAS; from the coding sequence ATGGCATCGAGGACCAGTCTTCGCATGCGCCTCGCCCTGGGGCTCGCACTCCTGGCCTGCATCGGGGTCACCATGCAGTTCGCAGTGTTCGGACGCATCGCCGAGCGCATGCGCGACGACGTGGCCAAGCGCAACCAGGGGCTGGCCCACGCCCTGGCCGGAGAGGTGTCCAACGCCATCGCGCAGCCCACCTTCGCCCTGTCCGCCCTGTCCGTGCAGCTGGAGGAAGGCTTGGAAGGGCAGGATCTTGTCGACACCCTGGAGAGCATCCGGCACTTCACCAAAGTGGTGGAGCTGGTCCAGGTGCTCGGCGTGGACGGGCTGGTGAGAGCCGTGGCCCCGGCCAACTCGGACCAGCTGGGCCTTGATCTTTCAAACCAGCCGTTTTTCCGCATGGCGCGCGAACGCAGGGGGCAGGTGTTCTCCGAGTCCTTTGTTTCGGCCCAGACGTCCGTGGCCACGGCCACCATCTCCGAGGGCTACTCCCAGGGAGTGGCCGTCATGCAGCTGCGGGTTGAGGAAATCTCACGCATGGCCATGGTGCTGCCGCCCGAAGGCGGCGGCTTCGTGGCTGTGGTGGACAACAAGGGCGTGGTGATCGGACACTCCGATCCCGCCACGGCGCTTCGGCGCGAGAGCCTCCTGAACCTGGAGGCCGTCCGCAAGGGCCTGTCGGGCGAGGAAGGCTCCTTCCAGGGCGTCTACGACTCGATACCCGGAATCGCCAGCGTGTCCCCCGTCACCGAGACCGGCTGGCTGGTGCTGGTGTTCGAACCCGCCGCAAACGCCTACGCCTCGGTGCGCAATCTCTATTCCTACACCCTGGGCGGCGTGGCCGTGGTGGCGCTGTGCTCGGTGCTGGCCATGCTGGCCTTCCAGGCCCAGCTGCTGAGACCCCTGGGCGACCTTACGGCCCAGACCCGCGCGGTTTCTCGCGGGCGCTACGATCTGGACATCAAGCCCGCATTCCGCGAGTTCGAGCCCCTGGCCGAGAGCTTCCTGACCATGGCGGACGCGCTGAAGGCCCGCGAACAGGCCCTGGACCAGAGCAGGCGGCGGCTGTCCTCCGTGGTGGAGGCCATGCCTTCCTTCCTGGCCGCCACGGACGGCGAAGGCTGCGTGGAGCTCTGGAACGTGGAGGCGGAAAAGCTGACCGGGGTGAAGGCCCAGGAAGCCCTGGGCAGGCCCCTGGAAGAGGCGGTCGCGCCGCTTGTCATGGTGCTTCCCGCGCTTGAGCAGTCCGCAATCCTCGGCCTGCCCGTGAAGTGGGAGAAGCTGACCCTGGATTTCGGCTTCGGCCGACGCATCGTGGACGTGCTGGTGTATCCGCTGCGGCACGGCAGGGCGGGGGAGGAGGGGGCCGAGGGCGGCGCGGTGCTGCGCATCGACGACGTCACCGACCGCATCCGCATGGAAGAGGTCATGGTGCACACCGAGAAGATGATGACCGTGGGCGGGCTGGCCGCAGGCATGGCCCACGAGATCAACAACCCCCTGGGCGGCATCATCATGTCCGCCCAGAACATGGCCCGGCGTCTCTCCCCGGACCTGCCCGCCAACCAGCGCGCCGCCGAGGCCGCCGGGATCGACCTCAAGGCCATGTCCGTCTATCTGGAGGCGCGCGGCATCTTCGAACAAGTTGAGGCAATCCGGGAGCTTGGCGCGCGCGCGGGCAAGATCGTCTCCAACATGCTCGGCTTTTCGCGCCGCTCCCACTCGGGCTACATCCCCGTGAAGATCGACGAGCTGGTCGACCGCGCCCTGGAGCTGGCCGCCAACGACTATGAGCTGAAAAAGCGCCTCGATTTCAAGACCGTTGCCGTGGAGCGCGTCTACGACCCGGATCTGGCCGAGATCCCGGTGAACCGCAGCCAGATCGAGCAGGTGCTGCTCAACCTTTTCAAGAACGCCGCCCAGGCCATGTCCGAGACGGCGGCCACGCGCACGCCGAAGCTGCTGATCACCACGCGCTGCGAAGGCGACGACGCCGTGCTCGAGGTCCGCGACAACGGTCCCGGCATCCCGGAAGAGGTCCGGGAGCGCATCTTCGAGCCCTTCTTCACCACCAAGGAGGTGGGCCAGGGCACGGGACTTGGCCTCTCCGTGTCCTATTACATCGTCACCACCATGCACAAAGGCTCCATCCGGGTGGACTCCACCCCGGGCGAGGGGGCCGTGTTCACGGTGATGCTGCCGCTTCGCCGCCACCCCGTGCAGGACGGCAGCCATCATATCTGCCCCGGAAGCAGCCCGGAGCAGGCATCATAA
- a CDS encoding CBS domain-containing protein, with product MYVGLKMLKGFHPVTPKTSLAEAKKILEKEEYWMLLVTDGDKLVGYVRHEDMSAALPSMLSTLERHEALYLISKLTVEAVMRKDITTVPPEMDIEQAAQIMHDKNLAGLAVVGGGGKLIGYINRTVMLEVLVEEMGLALGGSRLVFEVQDRAGVIREVAEVISSHDVSILSTSTFFHNGRRMVVIRVDAADDTALRSALEEKGYRLESAANFAGEWS from the coding sequence ATGTACGTCGGTTTGAAAATGCTCAAGGGGTTTCATCCCGTTACTCCCAAAACGTCCTTGGCTGAGGCCAAGAAGATCCTGGAAAAGGAAGAATACTGGATGCTTCTGGTCACCGACGGCGACAAGCTCGTGGGCTACGTGCGCCACGAGGACATGAGCGCCGCGCTGCCCTCCATGCTCTCCACCCTGGAGCGCCACGAAGCCCTCTACCTTATCTCCAAGCTCACTGTGGAAGCCGTGATGCGCAAAGACATCACCACCGTCCCGCCGGAGATGGACATCGAGCAGGCCGCACAGATCATGCACGACAAGAATCTGGCGGGTCTGGCCGTGGTGGGCGGTGGCGGCAAGCTCATCGGCTACATCAACCGCACCGTGATGCTGGAAGTGCTGGTCGAGGAAATGGGCCTGGCCCTTGGCGGCTCGCGCCTGGTGTTCGAGGTGCAGGACAGGGCGGGCGTCATCCGCGAAGTGGCCGAGGTCATCTCCTCCCATGACGTGAGCATCCTCTCCACCAGCACCTTTTTCCACAACGGCAGGCGCATGGTGGTCATCCGCGTGGACGCAGCCGACGACACGGCGCTGCGCAGCGCTCTGGAAGAGAAGGGGTACCGCCTGGAATCCGCCGCCAACTTCGCGGGCGAGTGGAGCTGA
- a CDS encoding DUF1786 domain-containing protein, whose translation MRILCLDVGSGTQDVLYWTPDRSLENCPKFVLPSPAKLVAARIRKLTAEARPLHLFGRNMGGGFFGAVREHLRAGLAVSAHSQAALALSDDPPSLSRHGITLSETCPKGHTAVALADYDPGFWHALLAQSGLEPPDLVLACAQDHGHHPGQSSRIGRFRLWEDALAEPSHRLEDMLYDVVPQPFTRLAALQDSTGGGPVMDTGPAAALGVLFEPDLEQRINRDGALIVNMGNSHVLGLLVHAGRLAAVYEHHTGQIQPGELASQLERFRAGDLTCEEVFDSGGHGCALLERQADFAQTFVIGPRRREYVGAGAEFPAPGGDMMLTGCFGLLKAWEARN comes from the coding sequence ATGCGTATTCTCTGCCTTGACGTGGGCAGCGGCACACAGGACGTCCTGTACTGGACGCCGGACCGCTCCCTGGAAAACTGTCCCAAGTTCGTGCTGCCTTCCCCGGCCAAGCTGGTGGCCGCGCGCATCCGCAAGCTCACCGCCGAGGCCCGTCCGTTGCACCTCTTCGGGCGCAACATGGGCGGCGGCTTCTTCGGTGCGGTGCGCGAGCATCTGCGCGCCGGGCTCGCCGTGTCCGCGCATTCGCAAGCGGCCCTGGCCCTCTCCGACGACCCGCCGTCGCTCTCCCGGCACGGCATCACCCTTTCCGAGACCTGCCCCAAGGGCCACACCGCCGTCGCCCTGGCCGATTACGACCCCGGCTTCTGGCACGCGCTCCTGGCCCAGTCCGGCCTCGAGCCGCCCGATCTCGTCCTGGCCTGCGCGCAGGACCACGGCCATCATCCCGGACAGTCCAGCCGCATCGGGCGCTTCCGCCTCTGGGAGGACGCCCTGGCCGAACCCTCGCACCGGCTCGAAGACATGCTCTACGACGTCGTCCCCCAGCCCTTCACCCGGCTCGCCGCGCTTCAGGATTCCACCGGCGGCGGACCCGTCATGGACACCGGCCCGGCAGCCGCGCTTGGCGTACTCTTCGAACCCGATTTGGAGCAGCGCATCAACCGCGACGGCGCGCTCATCGTCAACATGGGCAACAGCCATGTGCTGGGGTTGCTTGTTCACGCGGGCAGGCTGGCCGCCGTCTATGAGCATCACACCGGCCAGATCCAGCCAGGCGAGCTGGCCTCGCAGTTGGAACGCTTCCGCGCCGGGGACCTCACCTGCGAGGAAGTGTTCGATTCGGGCGGGCATGGCTGCGCGCTTCTGGAGCGGCAGGCCGATTTCGCCCAGACCTTCGTCATCGGGCCCAGGCGCCGCGAGTACGTCGGCGCCGGGGCCGAGTTTCCCGCTCCGGGGGGAGACATGATGCTCACAGGGTGCTTTGGATTGCTCAAGGCGTGGGAGGCTCGGAATTAG
- a CDS encoding AMIN domain-containing protein produces the protein MFETKAAGFSRTFYLAAVLIWSGAVALMFITAVWGGFYGMMDAMMAGREAKHLAQTLPDQPQQGATSAPLAPNPFEQPQTPQSPTSWTVNEIEKALAALELRTEKLVQKEFGPDKPQPPTFAATPPVAATPAVPEVRQQIRQPEPKREPSGPPLMQGELGVVKGVKYEPGDGRFLMTIQTTAPPDKVSYFYLDNPRRLAVNLQGAWRNTAPRIADFATGPIAKAAVGEHPDYVRVTLHFRDPNAPKPADPTLTKLKDALGVSLTTK, from the coding sequence ATGTTCGAGACAAAGGCCGCAGGATTCTCCCGCACCTTCTACCTCGCCGCCGTACTGATCTGGTCCGGTGCCGTGGCGCTCATGTTCATCACCGCCGTGTGGGGCGGCTTCTACGGCATGATGGACGCCATGATGGCCGGGCGCGAGGCAAAGCATCTGGCACAGACCCTGCCCGATCAGCCGCAGCAAGGCGCAACTTCCGCACCCCTGGCCCCCAATCCCTTCGAACAGCCCCAGACGCCGCAGTCGCCCACAAGCTGGACCGTGAACGAGATCGAAAAAGCACTCGCCGCGCTGGAACTGCGCACCGAAAAACTCGTCCAGAAGGAATTCGGGCCGGACAAACCCCAGCCGCCCACCTTCGCCGCAACGCCCCCCGTCGCCGCCACACCCGCCGTCCCTGAAGTCCGCCAGCAGATCAGACAGCCCGAACCCAAACGCGAACCCTCCGGCCCGCCGCTCATGCAGGGCGAACTGGGCGTGGTCAAAGGCGTCAAATACGAACCCGGCGACGGCCGCTTCCTCATGACCATCCAGACCACCGCGCCGCCGGACAAGGTCAGCTATTTCTACCTGGACAACCCAAGACGCCTCGCCGTGAACCTGCAAGGCGCATGGCGCAACACCGCGCCGCGAATCGCCGACTTCGCCACGGGCCCCATCGCAAAAGCCGCCGTGGGCGAGCACCCCGATTACGTGCGCGTCACGCTGCACTTCCGCGACCCCAACGCCCCCAAGCCCGCCGACCCGACCCTCACCAAGCTCAAAGACGCGCTCGGCGTGAGCTTGACCACGAAGTAA
- a CDS encoding SEL1-like repeat protein yields MSRFRLAPSFLLFACLMAPCGLLHAESAEVIYNRGDHAATFKELRPQAEAGDASAQYHLGLMYEFGQYVAANPAEAVKWFRLSGKQDNARALYHLGMLLTGNPRLASSPSEAENAFRRSAELGEVAAQFVLAELNARGKAAGATLAQAEHWYRKAAEQGDFKAQYQLGMMMATGRGVPVNVQEAAKWLQMAANAGFAPAQFQVGVLFDRGLGVHSNPQEAARWYQKAAEQGDPDAQYNMAVKFDTGNGVQKDPAQAAVWLEKAAAQGDIPSMLSLAQWYGKGHGVAQSAAQSAHWYALAAARGSAQAQYDFAVLNAKGIGVKQNQAEAAKWLARAAEQGDADAQNDLGVRYFEGQGVKKNPVSGYMWLTLAAQQGNADAKRNLDFASSKLTPRQKAQAERMAKGWQPKR; encoded by the coding sequence ATGTCGCGCTTCAGACTGGCACCATCGTTCCTGCTTTTCGCGTGCCTGATGGCTCCGTGCGGCCTGCTGCATGCAGAGAGCGCCGAAGTCATCTATAATAGGGGCGACCACGCCGCCACGTTCAAAGAGTTGCGTCCCCAGGCAGAGGCTGGAGACGCGTCCGCGCAGTATCACCTGGGCCTGATGTACGAGTTCGGCCAGTATGTGGCCGCCAATCCCGCAGAAGCCGTGAAATGGTTCCGCCTGTCCGGCAAGCAGGACAACGCCAGGGCTCTGTATCATCTGGGCATGCTTCTTACCGGCAATCCCAGGCTGGCGTCGTCGCCCTCCGAGGCCGAGAATGCTTTCAGGCGTTCGGCGGAGCTTGGCGAAGTGGCCGCCCAGTTCGTTCTGGCGGAGCTGAACGCCAGGGGCAAGGCCGCCGGGGCGACCCTGGCCCAGGCCGAGCACTGGTACAGAAAGGCCGCCGAGCAGGGCGACTTCAAGGCGCAGTATCAGCTTGGCATGATGATGGCCACGGGGCGCGGCGTCCCGGTGAACGTGCAGGAGGCGGCCAAATGGCTGCAAATGGCCGCCAACGCCGGGTTCGCACCCGCGCAGTTCCAGGTGGGCGTGTTGTTCGACCGGGGGCTGGGGGTGCATTCCAATCCGCAGGAGGCCGCCCGCTGGTACCAGAAGGCGGCGGAGCAGGGCGACCCGGACGCGCAGTACAACATGGCCGTGAAGTTCGACACGGGAAACGGCGTGCAAAAGGACCCTGCCCAGGCTGCGGTCTGGCTTGAGAAGGCGGCGGCCCAGGGCGACATCCCGTCCATGCTGTCGCTGGCCCAGTGGTACGGCAAAGGACACGGGGTGGCGCAGAGTGCGGCCCAGTCAGCGCACTGGTACGCACTGGCGGCAGCGAGAGGCAGCGCTCAGGCCCAGTACGATTTCGCCGTGCTGAACGCCAAGGGCATCGGCGTGAAGCAGAATCAGGCCGAGGCGGCCAAGTGGCTTGCGCGCGCCGCCGAGCAGGGCGACGCAGACGCCCAGAATGACCTGGGGGTCAGATATTTTGAGGGCCAGGGCGTGAAGAAGAATCCGGTGAGCGGCTACATGTGGCTGACCCTGGCCGCGCAGCAGGGCAACGCCGACGCCAAGCGCAATCTCGATTTTGCCTCGTCCAAACTGACGCCCCGGCAGAAGGCTCAGGCCGAGCGCATGGCCAAGGGCTGGCAGCCCAAGCGCTGA
- the tssJ gene encoding type VI secretion system lipoprotein TssJ encodes MRKVLILAALAALALASGCGGGKSAPPSQYTNPSSSPQTMNWAFAPKALEFTFISDPFLNEYEGAAHTLSVCVYQLQTPTAFQQLAATAPGISKLLECTSFDQSVVSAQRVIVQPGRNEVLTVDRNEKAKFVAIACGYYDLNLGAATRVYEIPVSSDTSGWLWWKETTYQPGKLSKKILLGKTGVQTMGDGS; translated from the coding sequence ATGCGAAAGGTGTTGATACTGGCGGCGCTCGCGGCGCTGGCTCTGGCGTCGGGGTGTGGCGGCGGCAAGTCCGCTCCCCCGTCGCAATATACAAATCCCTCCTCCAGCCCCCAGACCATGAACTGGGCGTTCGCCCCCAAGGCGCTGGAGTTCACCTTCATCTCAGACCCCTTCCTGAACGAGTACGAGGGCGCGGCCCACACGCTCTCGGTGTGCGTGTACCAGTTGCAGACGCCCACGGCGTTCCAGCAGCTGGCGGCCACCGCGCCGGGCATCTCCAAACTGCTGGAATGCACGTCCTTTGATCAAAGCGTGGTCAGCGCTCAGCGGGTGATCGTGCAGCCGGGGCGCAACGAGGTGCTCACCGTGGACCGCAACGAGAAGGCCAAGTTCGTGGCCATCGCCTGCGGCTACTACGACCTGAACCTGGGGGCGGCCACCAGGGTGTATGAGATTCCGGTCAGCTCCGACACCTCGGGCTGGCTGTGGTGGAAAGAGACGACCTACCAGCCCGGCAAGCTCTCCAAGAAGATTCTTCTGGGCAAGACCGGCGTGCAGACCATGGGAGACGGCTCGTGA
- the tssK gene encoding type VI secretion system baseplate subunit TssK, with translation MSAQSPLFWHQGLFLTPQHFQLMDWHQHRKAMLFTRYSQRHFWGIGAIQMREDALAARKVEVSSVEVLFHEGAFVSYPGNGVMASRSLDDAALESDKPVTVYMGVRRLNPEGNNVTVLPELSLTGQPSTTFVTKADPDTMPDMHAGGPPAQVKTMQFAVAIYFEHELPNLGEYVLVPFARVVREGDKISYDPDFIPPCLSIGSSQALEKLVNDVADLVSSRARALEDYKMRGELTSKEFDPGYMVFLMALMTLNRYVPLLRHYVEARNVHPWDVYGVFRQFLGELSTFAEDFGATGERFDGEKLVPDYDHENLTECFTKTRRLIERMIEGIGTSIELLVALQKKDSYYTAEIPERVFSPTNRFWLIVRTEQAPEAVPQMVLSTVKLCATPLMATLLVKAVPGVPLTYSKNPPAGLPKRSGTHYFLLDSSNPLWMDVARNKSLAMFWDNPPEDLAVHLAVLRGK, from the coding sequence GTGAGCGCGCAGTCGCCGCTTTTCTGGCATCAGGGCCTTTTTTTGACGCCGCAGCATTTCCAGCTGATGGACTGGCACCAGCACCGCAAGGCCATGCTGTTCACGCGCTATTCCCAGCGCCATTTCTGGGGCATCGGCGCAATCCAGATGCGCGAGGACGCCTTGGCCGCCAGGAAGGTGGAGGTGTCCTCGGTGGAGGTGCTCTTCCACGAGGGCGCGTTCGTCAGCTATCCGGGCAACGGCGTGATGGCCTCGCGCTCCCTGGACGACGCGGCGCTCGAATCAGACAAGCCCGTCACCGTGTACATGGGCGTGCGACGCCTGAACCCCGAGGGCAACAACGTCACGGTGCTGCCGGAGCTGAGCCTTACGGGCCAGCCGTCCACCACGTTCGTCACCAAGGCCGACCCGGACACCATGCCGGACATGCACGCGGGCGGGCCTCCCGCCCAGGTGAAGACCATGCAGTTCGCGGTGGCCATCTATTTCGAGCATGAGCTTCCCAACCTGGGCGAGTACGTGCTGGTGCCCTTCGCGCGCGTGGTGCGCGAGGGCGACAAGATCTCCTATGACCCGGATTTCATCCCGCCCTGCCTGAGCATCGGCTCCAGCCAGGCGCTGGAGAAGCTGGTGAACGACGTGGCCGACCTGGTGTCCTCGCGGGCGCGCGCCCTGGAAGACTACAAGATGCGCGGCGAGCTGACCTCCAAGGAGTTCGACCCCGGCTATATGGTCTTTCTCATGGCGCTCATGACGCTCAACCGCTACGTGCCGCTCCTGCGCCACTACGTGGAGGCCAGAAACGTCCATCCGTGGGACGTGTACGGGGTGTTCCGGCAGTTCCTGGGCGAGCTATCCACCTTCGCGGAGGACTTCGGAGCCACGGGCGAGCGCTTCGACGGCGAAAAGCTGGTGCCCGACTACGACCACGAAAACCTGACGGAGTGCTTCACCAAGACGCGCCGCCTGATCGAGCGCATGATCGAGGGCATCGGCACGTCCATCGAGCTCCTGGTGGCCCTGCAGAAGAAGGACAGCTACTACACCGCCGAGATCCCCGAGCGCGTGTTCAGCCCCACCAACCGCTTCTGGCTCATCGTGCGCACCGAGCAGGCCCCGGAGGCCGTGCCCCAGATGGTGCTCTCCACGGTGAAGCTGTGCGCCACGCCGCTCATGGCCACACTTCTGGTCAAGGCCGTGCCGGGCGTGCCCCTGACCTACTCCAAGAATCCCCCCGCCGGGCTGCCCAAGCGCTCCGGCACCCACTACTTCCTGCTGGACAGCTCCAACCCGCTGTGGATGGACGTGGCGCGCAACAAGTCCCTGGCCATGTTCTGGGACAATCCGCCCGAGGACCTTGCCGTGCATCTGGCCGTGCTGAGGGGCAAATAA
- a CDS encoding DotU family type IV/VI secretion system protein: MRLADCFIEAVTYVLDVARKPQAFPQFDVVRAKVEELLNASGHMAKTLGVAASEFQDARFAVCAWMDEMILGSQWEGKASWLHQPLQRTVYNTVNAGDEYFERLDNLLAKTAQDFSFSPSPVSSGKATVEELSFGPDAPGAGGESADSGDGAADDGGGSCRLPKAGAPFQALADDTDTGLGVRGVLEVYGLTLMLGFQGKYFHPDDQAALHSLRKKVVTTALGATAHYGRDPAARLFPGLYPAQAPVKPRRRFWRGMDWVDMVVIGLPILGVAVMFYAYSFILSGALKGFLGGP, encoded by the coding sequence GTGCGTCTGGCCGACTGCTTCATCGAGGCCGTCACCTACGTCCTGGACGTGGCGCGAAAGCCGCAGGCCTTCCCGCAGTTCGACGTGGTGCGCGCCAAGGTGGAGGAACTCCTGAACGCTTCGGGCCACATGGCCAAGACGCTGGGCGTGGCGGCCTCCGAGTTCCAGGACGCGCGTTTCGCCGTGTGCGCCTGGATGGATGAGATGATCCTGGGCTCCCAGTGGGAGGGCAAGGCCTCCTGGCTGCACCAGCCCCTGCAGCGCACGGTGTACAACACCGTGAACGCGGGCGACGAGTATTTCGAGCGCCTGGACAATCTTCTGGCCAAGACGGCGCAGGACTTCAGCTTTTCGCCGTCGCCTGTCTCGAGCGGGAAAGCGACCGTGGAGGAGCTGTCCTTCGGGCCTGACGCACCCGGCGCTGGCGGGGAATCCGCCGATTCCGGAGACGGCGCCGCGGATGACGGAGGCGGGAGTTGCAGGCTGCCAAAGGCGGGCGCGCCGTTTCAGGCCCTGGCAGACGACACGGACACGGGCCTTGGGGTGCGCGGCGTGCTGGAGGTCTACGGGCTGACGCTGATGCTCGGCTTCCAGGGCAAATATTTCCATCCCGACGATCAGGCGGCGCTCCATTCGCTGCGCAAGAAGGTGGTGACCACGGCGCTTGGCGCCACGGCCCACTACGGGCGCGACCCGGCCGCGCGCCTGTTCCCCGGCCTGTATCCGGCCCAGGCCCCGGTCAAGCCGCGCCGCAGGTTCTGGCGCGGCATGGACTGGGTGGACATGGTGGTGATCGGCCTTCCCATCCTTGGGGTCGCGGTCATGTTTTACGCGTACAGTTTCATCCTGTCCGGGGCGCTCAAGGGCTTCCTGGGCGGTCCGTAG